Proteins encoded by one window of Arabidopsis thaliana chromosome 2, partial sequence:
- the EMB2762 gene encoding CCAAT-binding factor (EMBRYO DEFECTIVE 2762 (EMB2762); FUNCTIONS IN: molecular_function unknown; INVOLVED IN: biological_process unknown; LOCATED IN: membrane; EXPRESSED IN: 22 plant structures; EXPRESSED DURING: 13 growth stages; CONTAINS InterPro DOMAIN/s: CCAAT-binding factor (InterPro:IPR005612); Has 30201 Blast hits to 17322 proteins in 780 species: Archae - 12; Bacteria - 1396; Metazoa - 17338; Fungi - 3422; Plants - 5037; Viruses - 0; Other Eukaryotes - 2996 (source: NCBI BLink).), translated as MASILSKKQKKNEKYTLKELKSLGHDLLTSRSHINNLPLLLTFVSPESPPQFVVESLLSLQSFFTPLLSQLPPTSSSPSSTKTEDPEVVFKAWLRSKFDEFVKLLLDVLVSQQSEDSLRGIVLGTLMEFVKLLNAGRFHSSIYHRLLDAIIHSEVDIEIFLDILTSKYFKYIDVRYFTYISMEKFVKTLEASVSADRTVIENNEAESDSKESLELSVRKIYQVLSQIPPPEKQAEKSQHEMWSGSDESISEKPTDKKKKTEKGDSTLLSPATISKRMKLKFTKAWISFLRLPLPIDVYKEVLASIHLTVIPHLSNPTMLCDFLTKSYDIGGVVSVMALSSLFILMTQHGLEYPFFYEKLYALLVPSVFVAKHRAKFLQLLDACLKSSMLPAYLAASFTKKLSRLSLSIPPAGSLVITALIYNLLRRNPTINHLVQEIVENADEANTEAGEHNESQPKTIKKRKLGIDYFNNQESDPKKSGALKSSLWEIDTLRHHYCPPVSRFISSLETNLTIRSKTTEMKIEDFCSGSYATIFGDEIRRRVKQVPLAFYKTVPTSLFADSDFPGWTFTIPQEEGTC; from the exons ATGGCGTCAATCCTCtcaaagaagcagaagaagaacgaaAAATACACCTTGAAAGAGCTCAAATCATTAGGTCATGACTTACTCACTTCTCGATCTCACATCAATAACCTTCCTCTCCTTCTCACCTTCGTCTCACCAGAATCTCCGCCGCAGTTCGTCGTTGAATCACTCCTCTCACTCCAATCCTTTTTCACTCCTCTACTCTCTCAGCTTCCTCCGACTTCTTCGTCTCCTTCTTCAACCAAAACAGAGGACCCTGAAGTTGTGTTCAAAGCTTGGCTCAGATCAAAATTTGACGAATTCGTCAAGCTTTTACTCGATGTTCTTGTCTCTCAACAATCAGAAGATTCTCTAAGG GGAATTGTGTTGGGAACATTAATGGAATTTGTAAAGCTTTTGAATGCTGGAAGGTTTCATTCTTCAATCTACCACAGATTACTTGATGCTATT ATTCACTCTGAGGTTGATATTGAGATATTCTTGGATATACTTACTTCAAAGTACTTCAAGTACATTGATGTCCG CTATTTTACATACATCAGCATGGAAAAGTTTGTGAAAACATTGGAAGCATCAGTGTCTG CTGATAGAACTGTGATCGAAAATAATGAGGCTGAGAGTGATTCAAAAGAAAG CCTAGAACTCTCTGTTCGCAAGATCTATCAAGTTTTATCTCAAATCCCACCTCCTGAGAAACAAGCTGAGAAGTCTCAACACGAGATGTGGAGTGGGTCAG ATGAAAGTATTAGTGAGAAGCCGAcagataaaaagaagaaaactgagAAAGGAGACAGCACT CTCCTTTCTCCGGCAACAATTAGCAAGAGGATGAAGTTGAAGTTCACTAAAGCATGGATTTCATTTCTCAGACTGCCTCTTCCCATTGATGTGTACAAGGAG GTTCTTGCCAGTATTCACCTGACAGTCATTCCCCATCTATCTAATCCTACAATGTTATG CgactttttaacaaaatcgTACGACATTGGGGGTGTTGTCAGTGTGATGGCTCTTAGCAGTCTCTTCATCCTCATGACCCAACATGGTTTGGAGTATCCGTTCTTTTATGAAAAACTGTATGCGTTACTGGTTCCTTCTGTCTTTGTGGCAAAGCACCGAGCAAAATTTCTTCAG CTTCTTGACGCATGCCTGAAGTCGTCAATGCTTCCAGCATATCTGGCAGCTTCATTCACAAAGAAACTAAGCAGATTGTCACTTTCCATTCCCCCTGCGGGATCGTTGGTCATAACAGCTTTGATCTACAACCTTTTACGAAGAAATCCTACAATCAACCATCTTGTGCAG GAAATCGTTGAAAATGCCGATGAAGCCAACACAGAGGCTGGTGAACACAATGAGAGCCAACCAAAGACCATCAAAAAGCGAAAGCTTGGTATTGACTATTTCAACAACCAGGAGAGTGATCCCAAGAAATCTGGAGCCTTAA AAAGTTCTCTTTGGGAGATCGACACTTTGCGCCATCATTACTGTCCACCAGTTTCACG GTTTATCTCATCTCTAGAAACTAATCTAACCATCAGATCGAAAACCACggaaatgaaaattgaagatttttgCTCTGGTTCATATGCCACCATATTTGGGGACGAG ATTCGGAGAAGGGTAAAGCAAGTTCCTTTAGCGTTCTACAAAACGGTTCCAACATCTCTGTTTGCGGATTCAGATTTTCCTGGGTGGACGTTCACTATTCCACAAGAGGAAGGCACATGCTGA
- the EXL5 gene encoding EXORDIUM like 5 (EXORDIUM like 5 (EXL5); FUNCTIONS IN: molecular_function unknown; INVOLVED IN: biological_process unknown; LOCATED IN: endomembrane system; EXPRESSED IN: 22 plant structures; EXPRESSED DURING: 13 growth stages; CONTAINS InterPro DOMAIN/s: Phosphate-induced protein 1 (InterPro:IPR006766); BEST Arabidopsis thaliana protein match is: EXORDIUM like 1 (TAIR:AT2G35150.1); Has 402 Blast hits to 401 proteins in 25 species: Archae - 0; Bacteria - 4; Metazoa - 0; Fungi - 0; Plants - 398; Viruses - 0; Other Eukaryotes - 0 (source: NCBI BLink).), translated as MSSPATTITFFFFFTLSSFFYITSSLQNNNNNKHTATVNSLNIPSAAAEITLVNPKLPPRSLSLTSSKKFEGSSNLVHLRYHMGPVLSSSPINIYVIWYGQWSRPHKSLIRDFLNSISDAKAPSPSVSEWWRTASLYTDQTGSNVSRSVLIAGEYSDSKYSHGQHLTRLTIQEVIASAARSASFPVDHKNGMYLVLTSHDVTMQDFCRAVCGFHYFTFPSMVGYTMPYAWVGQSGKQCPEVCAYPFALPGYMGHGGPGELRPPNGETGVDGMVSVIGHELAEVVSNPLINAWYAGEDPTAPTEIGDLCEGLYGSGGGGGYIGQVMRDREGKTFNMNGKGGRKFLVQWIWNPNLKACSGPNSVD; from the coding sequence ATGTCGTCTCCGGCGACTACTATcaccttctttttcttcttcactctctcatCCTTCTTCTACATCACTTCTTCActccagaacaacaacaacaacaaacacacaGCAACCGTTAACTCCTTAAATATCCCCTCCGCCGCGGCGGAGATTACGCTAGTAAACCCAAAGCTTCCGCCGCGGAGTCTCTCCCTCACATCCTCCAAAAAATTCGAAGGATCTTCAAATCTAGTCCACCTCCGTTACCACATGGGACCAGTCCTCTCATCTTCTCCGATCAACATCTACGTTATCTGGTACGGACAATGGTCACGCCCACACAAATCCCTAATCAGAGATTTCCTCAATTCTATCTCCGACGCTAAAGCACCTTCTCCCTCCGTCTCCGAATGGTGGCGCACCGCTTCTCTCTACACAGATCAAACCGGATCCAACGTCTCTAGATCCGTTTTAATCGCCGGAGAATACTCCGATTCTAAATACTCCCACGGCCAACACCTTACTCGTCTCACGATTCAGGAAGTCATCGCCTCCGCCGCCAGATCCGCTTCCTTTCCGGTGGATCATAAAAACGGAATGTATCTAGTTCTGACGTCACACGACGTCACGATGCAAGATTTTTGCCGCGCCGTTTGTGGATTTCACTATTTCACTTTCCCGTCGATGGTTGGTTACACTATGCCTTACGCTTGGGTTGGTCAATCGGGAAAACAATGTCCCGAGGTTTGTGCTTATCCATTTGCTTTACCGGGTTACATGGGACACGGTGGTCCCGGAGAGCTCCGGCCACCGAACGGAGAGACTGGAGTAGATGGGATGGTTAGTGTGATTGGTCATGAGTTAGCTGAAGTTGTATCGAATCCGTTGATTAATGCTTGGTACGCCGGAGAAGATCCGACGGCTCCGACGGAGATCGGTGATTTGTGTGAGGGATTGTACGGaagcggcggaggaggagggtATATTGGTCAAGTTatgagagatagagaaggGAAGACTTTTAATATGAATGGTAAAGGAGGAAGAAAGTTTTTAGTTCAATGGATTTGGAACCCTAATTTGAAAGCTTGCTCTGGTCCTAACTCTGTCGACtaa
- a CDS encoding arginine/serine-rich-like splicing factor (unknown protein; FUNCTIONS IN: molecular_function unknown; INVOLVED IN: biological_process unknown; LOCATED IN: chloroplast; EXPRESSED IN: 23 plant structures; EXPRESSED DURING: 14 growth stages; BEST Arabidopsis thaliana protein match is: unknown protein (TAIR:AT3G24506.1); Has 2795 Blast hits to 943 proteins in 155 species: Archae - 0; Bacteria - 388; Metazoa - 809; Fungi - 72; Plants - 153; Viruses - 54; Other Eukaryotes - 1319 (source: NCBI BLink).): protein MASLCSARFLPSPSLDILSTKTKISSDSRSLGCSSSRVFAFSSVHRSSSRRNRNQLQVVSMAPEEEKLTRRNPLDFPIEWERPKPGRRPDIFPKFSPMKTPLPPPMPYDPPEEDEEEEEKKEEEEENPDQEEEEQPEKQQ from the exons ATGGCGTCGCTTTGCTCTGCGAGGTTCCTTCCTTCTCCATCGCTCGATATTTTATCTACGAAGACGAAGATATCCTCCGACTCGCGCTCGCTTGGTTGCTCTTCGTCGCGTGTCTTTGCTTTCTCTTCCGTTCACCGTTCTTCTTCGCGTCGCAATCGGAATCAGCTGCAAGTTGTGTCTATGGCTCCTGAGGAAGAAAAGCTCACTCGTCGTAATCCTCTCGATTTCCCAATT GAGTGGGAAAGACCTAAACCTGGGAGGAGGCCTGACATTTTCCCCAAGTTTAGCCCTATGAAGACACCATTGCCACCACCGATGCCTTATGATCCTCCggaagaggatgaagaagaggaagagaagaaagaagaggaagaagaaaacccagaccaagaagaagaggaacaacCCGAGAAGCAGCAATAG